Proteins encoded in a region of the Zea mays cultivar B73 chromosome 2, Zm-B73-REFERENCE-NAM-5.0, whole genome shotgun sequence genome:
- the LOC541963 gene encoding chromatin complex subunit A101 isoform X1: MGTLSMSDASPIPAKNWDASPVKLEAQGGDAILGMKEEERLLELVKDEQADGILDSLPIDLEAKNGDASLITEAMKKEEEQLEDTRIKVQEEEEARKREEAARLAFDPETQYNKLDELLTKTQLFSEFLLENMDRIADESVETQAEQPQVEEKKKGRGRKRKAKPQYNDKKAKTAVAAMLTRSREERLAEDSTLSEEERWEKEQANLVPLLTGGKLKSYQIKGVKWLISLWQNGLNGILADQMGLGKTIQTIGFLAHLKGKGMHGPYLIIAPLSTLSNWVNEISRFTPSLVSIIYHGGKAARAEIRRKFMPTNVGPDFPIVVTSYEMAMFDAKFLAAYKWKYVVVDEGHRLKNAKCLLLKQLKRIPMDNKLLLTGTPLQNNLAELWSLLNFILPDIFSSHQEFESWFDFSGGNEETDEKKRLHVVSKLHAILRPFLLRRMKEDVEQMLPRKKEIIIYANMTEQQKQIQHHLIEKTFDNYLHEESDIILKRPGIRARLHNLMIQLRKNCNHPDLLESPVDSTGLYPPVEKLLEQCGKFQLFDRLLNFLMAQKHKVLVFSQWTKVLDIIEYYLDSKGHAVCRIDGNVKLEERRRQIAEFNDVNSSMRIFLLSTRAGGLGINLTAADTCILYDSDWNPQMDLQAMDRCHRIGQTRPVHVYRLATSHSVEGRMMKRAFGKLKLEHVVIGKGQFEQDRAKPSALDEGELLALLKDEQTEEDRIVQTDISDEDLQRLMDRSDLMGPPPGAGGANAASPLVPLKGPGWEVVVPAKSGGGMLSSLTS, translated from the exons ATGGGGACACTTTCAATGTCCGACGCCAGCCCTATCCCTGCCAAGAACTGGGATGCTTCCCCTGTCAAGCTCGAGGCTCAAGGTGGTGACGCCATCCTCGGCATGAAGGAGGAAGAGCGACTACTGGAGCTCGTGAAGGATGAGCAGGCTGATGGAATCTTGGATTCATTACCAATTGACCTGGAGGCCAAGAATGGCGATGCATCACTCATCACTGAAGCCATGAAAAAGGAGGAGGAGCAGCTTGAAGACACCCGGATCAAGGTGCAGGAAGAAGAGGAAGCCAGGAAGAGGGAAGAGGCTGCTAGACTTGCTTTTGATCCTGAGACACAGTATAACAAGTTAGATGAGCTGCTGACAAAGACACAACTCTTTTCGGAGTTTCTACTTGAGAACATGGATCGGATTGCCGAT GAAAGTGTTGAAACTCAAGCTGAACAGCCACAGGTAGAAGAGAAGAAGAAAGGGCGCGGCCGGAAGAGGAAAGCAAAGCCACAGTACAATGAT AAGAAGGCTAAGACGGCAGTGGCTGCCATGCTCACAAGATCTCGCGAAGAACGTCTTGCGGAAGATTCTACTCTCTCAGAAGAAGAAAGGTGGGAAAAGGAGCAGGCTAATCTTGTGCCGTTATTGACTGGTGGAAAGTTGAAGTCATATCAGATAAAGGGTGTCAAGTGGCTTATATCATTGTGGCAGAATGGGCTGAATGGAATACTGGCTGATCAAATGGGCCTTGGGAAAACCATCCAGACAATTGGATTTCTTGCTCATCTGAAAGGGAAAGGCATGCATGGTCCATACTTAATAATCGCTCCTCTGTCCACTCTCTCAAACTGGGTGAATGAAATCTCAAG GTTTACTCCATCTCTGGTTAGTATCATATACCATGGAGGTAAGGCTGCCCGGGCAGAGATCCGAAGGAAATTTATGCCCACAAATGTTGGCCCTGATTTTCCGATAGTAGTGACTTCATATGAGATGGCCATgtttgatgctaaatttcttgctGCCTATAAGTGGAAGTATGTTGTTGTGGATGAG GGGCATCGTCTGAAAAATGCTAAGTGTCTATTATTGAAGCAGCTGAAGCGCATACCAATGGATAATAAGCTCCTTTTGACTGGAACACCCTTGCAGAATAATCTTGCAGAGCTCTGGTCACTATTGAACTTCATTTTGCCTGATATATTCTCGTCACATCAAGAGTTTGAGTCATG GTTTGATTTTTCTGGTGGAAATGAAGAAACTGATGAGAAGAAAAGGCTGCATGTTGTTTCAAAGCTTCACGCTATCTTGCGTCCATTCCTTCTAAGGCGTATGAAGGAGGATGTGGAACAGATGCTTCCACGAAAGAAAGAGATAATCATATATGCCAACATGACTGAGCAACAGAAGCAAATCCAGCATCACTTGATCGAAAAAACATTTGACAACTACTTGCACGAGGAATCAGATATTA TATTGAAAAGACCTGGCATTAGGGCAAGGTTGCATAATCTAATGATTCAGCTGAGGAAGAATTGCAACCATCCTGATCTTTTGGAATCTCCAGTTGATTCAACTG GTTTATATCCACCTGTTGAGAAGCTTCTGGAACAGTGTGGTAAATTCCAACTTTTTGACAGGTTGCTAAATTTCCTGATGGCGCAAAAGCACAAG GTTCTTGTATTCTCGCAGTGGACAAAAGTGCTGGACATTATTGAATACTACCTTGATTCAAAAGGCCATGCTGTTTGCCGAATCGATGGTAATGTGAAACTGGAAGAAAGGAGGAGGCAG ATAGCAGAATTCAATGACGTGAATAGCAGCATGCGTATCTTCCTCCTGAGCACAAGGGCTGGTGGGCTTGGCATCAACCTTACTGCCGCTGACACCTGTATCCTCTACGACAGCGACTGG AACCCTCAGATGGATTTGCAGGCCATGGACCGATGCCACCGGATCGGCCAAACACGCCCAGTGCATGTGTATAGGCTGGCTACGTCACACTCCGTTGAG GGGCGGATGATGAAGAGAGCCTTTGGGAAGCTGAAGCTGGAGCACGTGGTGATCGGCAAGGGACAGTTCGAGCAAGACAGAGCTAAGCCGAGCGCCTTAGAT GAAGGTGAGCTGCTGGCGCTTCTCAAGGACGAGCAGACCGAGGAGGACAGGATCGTCCAGACCGACATCAGCGACGAGGACCTCCAGAGGCTGATGGACCGGAGCGACCTGATGGGCCCGCCGCCTGGCGCTGGCGGCGCAAACGCGGCCTCGCCTCTTGTACCGCTGAAAGGCCCGGGCTGGGAGGTGGTGGTGCCGGCCAAGAGTGGCGGCGGCATGCTGTCGTCGCTCACCAGCTGA
- the LOC103648304 gene encoding uncharacterized protein, whose product MSRGAGGGGGGKLGQHVSWLWRGPRRALCAARDLYVRSLTGCAGHLPGDAAFGYPTFAAAPSFGSFASSSSSRRASDADQDLRELVRAASQRRAAELERQRHPAAVPRSRSVAAAAMARIDEDGPCDFASSAAAVFPRSRSFAPGAGRVVGVAGRRGSVATLAA is encoded by the coding sequence ATGAGCcgaggggcggggggcggcggcggcgggaagCTGGGCCAGCACGTGAGCTGGCTGTGGCGTGGCCCGCGCCGGGCGCTGTGCGCGGCGCGCGACCTGTACGTGCGCAGCCTCACGGGCTGCGCGGGCCACCTGCCGGGCGACGCCGCCTTCGGCTACCCGACCTTCGCCGCCGCGCCGTCGTTCGGCAGCTTCGCGTCCTCGTCCTCGTCGCGCCGCGCCTCGGACGCCGACCAGGACCTGCGGGAGCTCGTCCGCGCCGCGTCCCAGCGCCGCGCCGCCGAGCTGGAGCGCCAGCGCCACCCGGCCGCCGTGCCGCGCAGCCGcagcgtcgccgccgccgccatggcGCGCATCGACGAGGACGGGCCCTGCGACTTCgcctcctccgccgccgccgtgTTTCCCAGGAGCCGGAGCTTCGCTCCCGGAGCTGGACGCGTCGTCGGTGTCGCCGGCCGCAGGGGCAGCGTGGCCACCCTCGCCGCCTGA